The Isorropodon fossajaponicum endosymbiont JTNG4 genome segment TTCAGTCATGCCTATACCATTGTCAGTAATGGTAATTGTGCTGGCATCTTTATTCACATCAATGTGAATTTGCAACTCTTCTTTACCCTCAATCAAAGTATCATCTGATAAGGATTTGAATTTTAATTTATCAACTGCATCAGAGGCGTTAGAAACTAACTCACGTAAGAAAATCTCTTTGTTTGAATACAAAGAGTGAATCATCAAATCTAATAGTTGCGAGACTTCCGTTTGAAAAGTGTGCGTTTGTTTTTCTGCCATTTTTTTTTATTCCTGTTTTGTGCGTAAAATGTATCAATATGGGTGAATTACAAAAAAACAAGGGTTATTTTGCATAAACAAATTACTAATTTTATTCAGTATTTGAAAGTTGAGCGTCATTACGCCATTAATACGCAGCAGGCTTATAAGCGTGATCTTGAGAAGTTGTTAGTATTTGTACATAAGAAAAGTCTTGAGCAGTGGTCAAATCTTACCAGTGATCATCTTAATTTGTTTGTGATGGAGATGCGTCATCAAGACATTAGTGCCCGCACTATCCGCAGGAATTTGTCCTCAATTCGTGGATTTTTAGCCTATCTTGTTAATCATGAGCAGTTGAGTAATAATTGCGCCATTCATTTACAATGCCCAAAAATTGATCAAAACTTGCCCAATATACTTAATTATGACAACATACTACTTATGCTCAAGCCTAGATCAAACACTTGGCTTGAATTAAGAGATGTGGCAATGGTTGAGGTGATGTACTCTTGCGGTCTTAGAGTGTCTGAATTGGTTGCTTTAAATGTTAATGACGTGGATTTAAATCAAGGATTTTTGCGCGTGGTTGGAAAAGGCGCTAAAGTTAGGTATACGCCAGTTGGTAAGGCGGCTCAGCAGGCAATTAGTCGTTTGTTGAATCGCTCAAATCATGCGTTATTTGTGAATAAAAAGCAGCAAAGAATAAGCATAAGAGCTGTGCAAAATATGGTCAAAAAACGTGCACTAGAGGCTGGTATTAAAGTTAATGTGTATCCACATATGTTACGCCATGCAGCAGCAACTCACTTTTTACAATCCAGTCATGATTTACGTTCTACTCAAGAATTTTTAGGGCATTCCAGTATTAAATCTACCCAAGTCTATACCCATCTTGATTTTTTAGAACTATCCAAAGTGTATGACCAGTGCCATCCAAGGGCTAAAAAATCATGAATTTTCAGACCAGATTTGCAGTATCTTGTTTAAAAACAGGTGGTGTGATTAGTAATCCTACTGATACCATCCAGGGGTTGACTTGCTTGCCAAAATTTGAGTCTTCCATAGCTAAAATACTGCAACTTAAACGCCGTTCAAGCGCTAAAGGTTTAATACTACTAGCCAGTGATGTACGTTATTTTATTGATTATGTTGAGGATGCTTCTTTGTTGGGTAATATAACAATGGGTACTCAGCCAACTACTTATTTACTCAAGGCGAATGAGCGGGCTTCTAAATTATTAACAGGTGGTTTTGATACAATTGCACTTAGATTGACCAATAATCAACTCATTACTAATTTATGTGTAGCCACTAATAGTGGCTTGGTTTCAAGTAGCGCCAACATTACAAGTAAACGCAGTGCAACAAGTATACTGGATTTAAAAAAATTCTTTAGCGATAAATTAGATTTTATTATCTCGCCAAAAACTTATAATACCCAAGCATCAAAAATTATTAATTTGCAAACTGGAGAGAAAATTAGGTGATTGAACAAATTAAAAAATATTTATTAATGTTGCAAGCTGATATTTGTGAACAACTTGAGCAAGTAGATGGCAAGGCTGAGTTTATTAAAGACGCTTGGAAAAAGCCAAGTAAGACAGGCAATGGATTAACCCGAGTGCTAAGTAATGGCGCTGTGTTCGAACAAGCGGGTGTTAATTTTTCAATCGTCCATGGTGATGATATGCCGGCCTCAGCCACCGCATTAAGACCAGAGTTAGCAGGGCGACGTTTTGCCGCTTTAGGTGTATCATTAGTGATTCATCCACACAACCCTTATGTACCAACTTCGCACGCCAATGTTCGATTTTTTATCGCCGAAAAAGAAGGCGAGACACCTATTTGGTGGTTTGGCGGTGGCTTTGATTTAACGCCGTATTATGGTTTTGACGAAGATGCCATTTTTTGGCATCAGTCAGCTAAACAAGCGTGCGACCCATTTGGTGAAGAGGTCTATCCAAAGTACAAAAAATGGTGCGATGATTATTTTTATTTAAAGCATAGGAGTGAGCAACGTGGCATTGGCGGTTTGTTTTTTGATGACCTTAATGAAGGTGGTTTTGATGAGTGCTTTGCTTTTATGAAAAGTGTAGGTGATGGCTATATTAAAGCTTATCGCCCCATTGTTGAACGTAGAAAGGACACGCCTTATACAGACCATGAAAGGCAATTTCAGCTTTATCGTCGAGGGCGTTATGTTGAATTTAATCTAGTTTATGATCGGGGTACTTTATTTGGCTTGCAAACAGGGGGTCATAGTGAATCAATTTTGATGTCGTTACCACCATTGGTACGCTGGGAGTATCGATACGAGCCAGAGCCGGGTAGCGAAGAAGCAAGGTTATACACACGTTTTATTCAACCT includes the following:
- a CDS encoding tyrosine recombinase XerC; its protein translation is MHKQITNFIQYLKVERHYAINTQQAYKRDLEKLLVFVHKKSLEQWSNLTSDHLNLFVMEMRHQDISARTIRRNLSSIRGFLAYLVNHEQLSNNCAIHLQCPKIDQNLPNILNYDNILLMLKPRSNTWLELRDVAMVEVMYSCGLRVSELVALNVNDVDLNQGFLRVVGKGAKVRYTPVGKAAQQAISRLLNRSNHALFVNKKQQRISIRAVQNMVKKRALEAGIKVNVYPHMLRHAAATHFLQSSHDLRSTQEFLGHSSIKSTQVYTHLDFLELSKVYDQCHPRAKKS
- the hemF gene encoding oxygen-dependent coproporphyrinogen oxidase, whose translation is MIEQIKKYLLMLQADICEQLEQVDGKAEFIKDAWKKPSKTGNGLTRVLSNGAVFEQAGVNFSIVHGDDMPASATALRPELAGRRFAALGVSLVIHPHNPYVPTSHANVRFFIAEKEGETPIWWFGGGFDLTPYYGFDEDAIFWHQSAKQACDPFGEEVYPKYKKWCDDYFYLKHRSEQRGIGGLFFDDLNEGGFDECFAFMKSVGDGYIKAYRPIVERRKDTPYTDHERQFQLYRRGRYVEFNLVYDRGTLFGLQTGGHSESILMSLPPLVRWEYRYEPEPGSEEARLYTRFIQPQDWINISQEGVK
- a CDS encoding L-threonylcarbamoyladenylate synthase produces the protein MNFQTRFAVSCLKTGGVISNPTDTIQGLTCLPKFESSIAKILQLKRRSSAKGLILLASDVRYFIDYVEDASLLGNITMGTQPTTYLLKANERASKLLTGGFDTIALRLTNNQLITNLCVATNSGLVSSSANITSKRSATSILDLKKFFSDKLDFIISPKTYNTQASKIINLQTGEKIR